The Nitrospiria bacterium genome includes the window CGCGGCATCGGCCGGTAGATCACGCGAGCTCCCTGCCCTTCGGCGGGCAGAGGCACGGTCGAGGGAACGGGCACGCTCGGCGGAGGGGGCGTCGGCTGCGGTGCGACTTCCGGAACAGGCGGCGCCGCTTCCGGCGGAGGCGGCGCGGGTTCGGGAGGCGGCGGAGATTTGGGCCGGAGCGGGTGGTGTTTCACAGGCGGGGATTGTATCGACGGAGGCGGAGGTAGTTCTACAAACTGCGCCTCGATGAATTTCGCCTGGGAAAGCGGTTGTTCCAGTCCCTTCAAATACAGTCCCATACCCCAGAGCCCCGACATCCCTATCCCCAGCGCGATCGGCAGAATCCAGGGCAGGCGGCGCCAGGGGGTATCCAAGGGCGGAAGTCCAGACCTCTCAGTCGGCATGTTTGACCGCAATCAGAAAATGTTCCGCCCCCGCGTCGCGGGTTTTCAGCATCGCCTGCACGACGAGGCCGTTCGGCGCGGCGGAGTCGGCCGCCACGATGACGCCAGCCTCGGATCCCTGCAGCATGGGCTTCAAAACATCGACCAGCGTCGCGAGCGTCACGGGAGTCTTGTTCAGGAATATCCCGCCGTCCTTCGTCACGGTCAGCGTGACCGGCGTCCTGGCCTGCATCGGCGCCGCGTTGCCCCGGGGAAGATCCACGGCCATGGAATTGAGGTTTTGCATCGCCAGGGAAGTCAGCATGAACGTGGCGAGGAGGAACAGCATCACGTCGATCATCGGAATGATCTCGATGCGACCCCTTCGGTACGATCTTGATCTA containing:
- a CDS encoding energy transducer TonB; translated protein: MDTPWRRLPWILPIALGIGMSGLWGMGLYLKGLEQPLSQAKFIEAQFVELPPPPSIQSPPVKHHPLRPKSPPPPEPAPPPPEAAPPVPEVAPQPTPPPPSVPVPSTVPLPAEGQGARVIYRPMPRVPDDLREEALTAVAVARFRVDADGTAAVELITPTRNPRLNQVILDTLRTWRFFPAMKDGSPVASIQDIRVSVEVK
- a CDS encoding biopolymer transporter ExbD; translation: MKLPRSRSYRRGRIEIIPMIDVMLFLLATFMLTSLAMQNLNSMAVDLPRGNAAPMQARTPVTLTVTKDGGIFLNKTPVTLATLVDVLKPMLQGSEAGVIVAADSAAPNGLVVQAMLKTRDAGAEHFLIAVKHAD